In Carcharodon carcharias isolate sCarCar2 chromosome 36 unlocalized genomic scaffold, sCarCar2.pri SUPER_36_unloc_9, whole genome shotgun sequence, the DNA window TCAGTGAAACTTAATAGAAAGGAGGACGGTGCTCGGACGTATTAAGAATTAGAACTAAATTCGAAAAGAGTTTTGTCCATTTAGATGCCCGATAAGTGCTGTGAATGACCGTGTTTGTTCCATTAGCATTCCACATTAGATTCCTGCTTAATTTGAGTTATGTCGAATAATATACGCCACCAAATGCAAGtccccctctccccatacccgccgcaccccctccccccacccccacccccccaccccgccctctcccccgccccacccccacccccacaaattaCTCACCacactgacttgaaaatatatcggccgttccttcactatcgccaggtcaaaatcttggaactctctccctaacagcactgtgagtgtacataCAGCACATgagttgcagcagttcaaggaggcaggtcAACACCTTctacaggggcaattagggatgggcaatacatgctgcccttgccagcaatttccagcatccattcaTACAGTTTGAATTCTGTTACCCCCGCgccccccatcaccccaacaaTAACTCAGCAAAGCTCTTTTTGGACAGGCTGTCACTTGACCGCTGGCTGTGACGCACAGACGGTGGCCACAGTATTTCAATTGTAAGTGACATTCACCAAGACGGAGCAACTCAAATGGCGGCACACTTTCCACAGCATAACTCGTTATAACTTCCACCGCATCTGAAAGGGGAGCAACTCACTGGGACTGAGCACAGGTCAGTCTGCGGCCACTCCGCCTGAAGAAACAAACTGGTGAGAGCGGGAAAAGGGAGATATCACCGCGTCAAGATGTCCAAGGAATCTTTATTTCTGATGCTCATTTTCCAAGTGCTGAGGGTTTACGGTGAGTAAGAAGCGGGTGAAAATTTTAAACTAGAATCAGCAAGAATCAGTGTTTGCAAAACTGAAAATATGTCCTAATGGTCAGGTGAAGGGAATTGACCTGTTGATGTGTGTTTATTTATTGGTTCctctgagaaagggagagaatcaATTTGGAGACTTAATCTAACCACCAATAAATAAAGACAATGATGTAACTTGTAAAATTACAGTCGAAGACTTTCAAAGCGGCTCCTTTCAATTCCCCATAACCAATAGCAATGTAACATTAATCTCTCTAGTTACAGAACCCGAGCCCTCTCTGTCTCAGGGCCCCTTCATAATGACAGCTAAAGTCGGAGAGACGGTGAAATTAACCTGTCACTGCATTTACGAATTGGAATCGGTGTCTCGCCATTTCTGGTACAAACAACGTGTGGGTGAAGCTCCGAAACTAATCGACAGCCAGTCCTGTCAGGGCGACAATTGTAAGTTTATTTCCAAAAAAGGCCATAGCGAAAATGTGTTGATTCTAGAAATTCGCAATGCCCACATGAACGACTCAGATTTTTACAACTGTGCTGATAAGGATGTCTATGAAGCGATCCAGAATTGTCCCACACTACTGGTTGGAGGTAAGAGAGCAAACGAAATGAATACAACTCATGCGCAGCATTATCTTTTGGTGCAAGTTAATCGTTAACTGTGTCCCAATCTCTGTCCAGACAGTTCCAATAACAAGGCGTCTGTGCGGGTGTTTGTTCCGCCGGGTGAGCTGCATTTGAGGGAAACCGTCCCCTTAGTGTATTTGGTCAGTGGAGTTTCTTCCAACCAGATTGTCATTTTCTGGAATATTTCCGGCTTAGTCACCGAGGGACCGAGCGATCCCGATACAATGGAGGCGGGCGGGACCTACAGCATCAGAAATCACGTCATGGTGTCGAGGGAAACCTGGAAAACTGGCGGTGTCTGTACTTGTATTGTTCAACTGGGGTCTCCGGGCAAATATTGGATGAAAAGTGTATCGTTCCCCAAAGCAACAGTGGCAGGGGCAGGTGAGTTGGCGATCtgttcattttattttattcGACTTTAGAGTCAATTGGAGGAATGAATTAATTCTCAGAACCTGCAGGCTGTAAATTAATGTTCAAATTCCTAAATTATAAATATGTTAAAATAAGTCCGGATTACATTAGCCCCGGGTGTAGACTTGTCCTTGTAAACAGTTTCTGGACTTGCCTTACATTTATCCGTCACATCGTAGAATCCTAGAACGATAGATGCGGAAAGAGGGATTTCGGGCCATCGTCCCTGTGCTATCACTTTGGAAGAGTTATCCCATTGGATCCACCCTTTCCCCCACAACACTGTCACATTTTTCTCTTCAAGTTAGAATGTGACTTCCCTTCTGAAAGTTATTGCTAAACTACCTCAACCGCCGATTACAGGCAATGGATCTTGGAATGAAATTGAGGTCAGTTCCACGCTGGATGCACTTTACAAGCAGAAAAAAGCCAAAGATATTTCGGGGAGAGTGTACAGGAGATGTAATGCATTCGAGCCAGgtttgagggacttcagttaataTGGAGCGACTGTAGAATCTGGgaatgttctccttagagcagagaaggttgagggggagTTTTAATCGAGGCGTTCAAAGCATGAGGGGCTTCGGTAGAGTAAACAAggagcgagttgttgtgatctggaaggcccTGCCTGAATGTGctgcggaagcagattcaaaattaactttcaaaaggggaattggataaatacttgatggAAAGACATTCTGAGGAATATTGGGGCAAGAGCGGGGAGAATGGGGCTAATTAGTTACCGCTTTCAAAGAGCCTGCACTGGTACAATTGCCCGAACAAACTGTTTCTGGGCTTCCTTTTGGGTCACGTTCCCCATCAGATATTTCCAGAAAAGGATGATTTGACCAAGCAACAATTTCTGAATGTTATGTCTCTGTAGAACGGTGCGATCTGGCCCTTTCTGTTGTTGTAACTGTCCTGGTGATACTggttctactcctgctccttatttcCATTTGGATTCATAAAAGCGGCAGATCAGGTCAGGATTAATATTTAACAATTGATTGTCTACCTGATTCCCTTCTCGTAGTTTTAACTGGCTAAGTTACTTTCTGCTTTCAAGAGAACGAGACAAGAGATCCCACAATGAAAAGTGAGTAACGGAACCATGTGAAACGTTCATCACGAACACTCTCTCTACATTTAGCACGAGGTCTAACCCAGTTCAATCCCAACATTGATTCCAATGGTATATGCTGACATTTTCCATGAGCATATATGATTGATTCTATTCCACCTCTTTCTGGTACCTCCGTCAGTATTCACAAAACATAACACGTGGTTGATATTTTTGTTCGCATCCAGGTTTAacttgagagagagaaggcaaagagagaggcagaatgagCGACAAACGGGTAAGTTACATTGAAATGTTGGCAAAAATTAAATGTCAAGTGGGTAGAATTGGAAAGATGCATAAgagcatttcccaccatcaaaaTGTTCGCaatcagtgtgctgtctctgGGTCACATATAAAATGCCAATTGCTGCTTATTAATGGTGGCAGTAGCATACCAGGTGGACAATGGAGGCCAGGCATGGTGGGTAGATAGTGTTTGTCCATTGGCTATTTTCACTCCACTGAAGTACTGAGGGAACTTTCCCATATTCGAGGACCTTCTGTAGATTGGGGCCCAGGAAACAAACAGGGTATTGGGGCCATTGGTACATTGGCAGATCATTGGCTCACGGTGTATATCTAATAATTATAAATCAGCCAGACTGGGATAACATTTCTATTCATATCTTAACCATTAATAACACAGATGACCACCATCAAACTGAGGGAAAGAGGCCACATCGGGATGCAATGAAGGTGAGTTTTTTGAAATTGTTGTAATAACAGACAAAAACTTGTTTCTCAGGATAAGGCACAAGGCTTCCCATGTTAGATATTTCTCGCGTTTATCAGAGAGCAGGTCACAGAGTCCagatttgtataaattttgtaTAAAAATAATTTGTACAGAAATAATTTGTATAAAATCCCAACCGTCCCTAAAATtggaatcagaaaatatcccccaATCCCACTAACCATCTGATAATAGAAGGGATATGGTAATTTTCCAGGTAAGAGTGTCTCCGCCACATTTAACGGCGGATTTCCAACAGTCCATATTTTAGGTTTGTGCTATTTTCTTTTATCTCCACATTGAACGTaatccccctccctcttttcccacCATTTTCCCTTCTCCGACCCAACCGACTTAGTAAACACATTAGCCAATGGAATTACAATGAAGATAAGACCAAACCGGGGGGGTTTATAGATAAATCATAATGTGTTTCTGTTGTAAATGGACTGCGAACGAGTAAGTTtggggagaaagtgtgtgtgtgtgtttgtgtgtgtgtgtgtgtgtgcgcgtgtgtttgtgtgtggttatatttgtgtgcgtgtgtgtatgtgtggtgtgtgtgtgtgcgtctgtgtttatgtctgtttgtatgtatgtgtttatgtgtgggtgtgtgtgtgcctgtggtgagtgagtgtgcgtgtgtttatgtgtctgtggtgtgtgtgtccagagacttgagcagaaaGTCTAGGCTGAACCTCCGGAGCCAGTTCTGCACAGTCCGAGTTGCCGAATTCACATGAAACGTTAAACCGAGGCTCTCTCAGCACCCTCAGGTCGGCATAAAAGATGGCACCGCCATTAGTGCAAGAAGAGCAGTGGTGGGttgttgggggaatgggggatgcGGGGTTCGGcgagttctctctggtgtcccGTTTCACATTTTATCTCTCAACCAGCGCCTTAAAAATAAATTATCTAGATCATTaaatcattgctg includes these proteins:
- the LOC121274468 gene encoding immunoglobulin kappa light chain-like, producing the protein MTAKVGETVKLTCHCIYELESVSRHFWYKQRVGEAPKLIDSQSCQGDNCKFISKKGHSENVLILEIRNAHMNDSDFYNCADKDVYEAIQNCPTLLVGDSSNNKASVRVFVPPGELHLRETVPLVYLVSGVSSNQIVIFWNISGLVTEGPSDPDTMEAGGTYSIRNHVMVSRETWKTGGVCTCIVQLGSPGKYWMKSVSFPKATVAGAGELAICSFYFIRL